The following coding sequences lie in one Mucilaginibacter sp. KACC 22773 genomic window:
- a CDS encoding MATE family efflux transporter: protein MKAIYHKYRPFYSESLKLAIPVMISQLGHIMVQISDSIIIGHFTNKVSLAAVSLVNSLFMIPLVVGMGISYGLTPLIAQNNARKDFKECGLLLSNSLMLNLLTGIVLFSVIYFGTLPLIGHLGQAPSVVKTATPYLFLLSLSIIPLLIFNTFKQFAEGLGFTKQAMKISIWGNVINICLGVIFVKGLFGIHPMGIKGVGYSTLIDRCVMAIVMAIYVFKSPIFKGYLKNFAVKNIDRLRGLRILKIGAPVALQYIFEVSAFGGASILIGTIGVNQQAAHLVALNLASATYMMATGVSAAAAIKSGNYFGVNDHKNLRLAAISNYHIVLILMGITAVIFSLGRNYLPWIITSDKDVIIIASQLLIIAAFFQLFDGTQVVGLGVLRGMGDVNIPTFITFLAYWVGGLPIGYLLGVKLKMGVYGVWYGLVLGLAIASVLLFFRFNLISKRHRDITIPIPAKD, encoded by the coding sequence ATGAAAGCCATATACCATAAATACCGCCCATTTTATAGCGAGAGTTTAAAGCTGGCCATTCCGGTAATGATATCGCAACTTGGCCATATTATGGTTCAGATATCAGATTCAATTATTATTGGCCATTTTACAAATAAAGTATCCTTAGCTGCAGTTTCGTTGGTAAACAGCTTGTTTATGATACCACTTGTTGTTGGTATGGGGATATCATATGGCTTAACCCCGCTCATCGCTCAAAACAATGCGCGCAAGGATTTTAAGGAGTGTGGTTTATTACTATCAAATAGTTTAATGTTAAACCTCCTGACCGGCATTGTCTTATTTTCGGTTATATACTTTGGTACTTTGCCGTTAATTGGCCATCTTGGGCAGGCGCCATCAGTTGTAAAAACGGCTACACCTTATCTTTTCCTGCTAAGCTTGTCCATTATTCCGCTACTTATTTTCAACACATTTAAGCAGTTTGCCGAGGGTTTGGGCTTTACCAAACAGGCCATGAAAATATCTATTTGGGGCAATGTAATCAATATATGCCTTGGGGTCATATTTGTTAAAGGCTTGTTCGGTATTCACCCTATGGGTATAAAAGGAGTTGGGTACAGCACACTGATTGATCGTTGTGTTATGGCAATTGTAATGGCCATCTATGTATTCAAATCCCCCATATTTAAAGGTTATTTAAAGAATTTTGCCGTCAAAAATATCGATCGTTTGCGTGGCTTGCGAATCTTAAAAATTGGTGCTCCGGTTGCCCTGCAATACATTTTTGAGGTTAGTGCCTTTGGCGGTGCATCTATTTTAATAGGCACCATTGGTGTAAACCAACAGGCTGCGCATTTGGTTGCGCTTAACCTGGCTTCGGCTACATATATGATGGCCACCGGTGTATCAGCTGCCGCTGCGATAAAATCGGGCAACTATTTTGGTGTTAACGATCACAAAAACCTGCGCCTTGCCGCTATATCTAATTATCATATCGTATTGATATTGATGGGTATAACAGCAGTTATTTTTTCTCTTGGTCGAAATTATTTACCCTGGATCATAACCTCCGACAAAGACGTTATTATTATAGCTTCGCAATTATTGATCATAGCTGCCTTTTTTCAGCTTTTTGATGGAACGCAGGTTGTTGGCCTGGGCGTATTACGTGGAATGGGCGATGTAAATATTCCCACGTTTATCACCTTTCTGGCTTATTGGGTAGGCGGTTTGCCAATTGGTTACTTACTTGGCGTAAAATTAAAAATGGGCGTTTATGGGGTTTGGTACGGACTTGTGCTGGGCCTGGCTATTGCCTCTGTGCTGCTTTTTTTTAGGTTCAATTTGATCAGTAAACGGCATAGGGATATAACGATACCGATACCTGCAAAAGATTAA
- a CDS encoding CocE/NonD family hydrolase: MKQLLLCLGLALCCSLAGAQTAPPTDDATYIKDNYNKMEKYITMRDGKKLFTSIYLPKDQSKKYPIMMTRTPYTVAPYGENEYRRTLGQNMLFARAGYIFVYQDVRGRWMSEGDYVDVRPILDKKKSKTDIDESTDTYDTIDWLVKNLPNNNGRVGIEGISYPGFYSSASLPNAHPALKAVSPQAPVTDWFIGDDFHHNGAFMMMDAFNFYTGFGIPRPKPITPKEFKSNIKPVFKDNYKFYLEMGALPNFKKKYMGDSIKFWNDLMSHPNYDEFWKAMNIRPHLVNIKPATMTVGGFFDAEDCFGALHVYDALEKQNPQSHKNMLVMGPWFHGGWESKDATLFADQNFGSNTAEWFRENIELPFFNYYLKDEGKMELPEASIFITGSNQWKKFETWPPKNTTEKTLYFQPNGKLSFTAPSATDSFDEYVSDPNAPVPYQDGIQKGRTREYMLDDQRFAGRRPDVKVYQTDTLTEDMTLTGPVMADLFASTTGTDADYVVKLIDVFPDNYPNANPNPKNVTLAGYQMLIRGEVFRGRFRNSFEKPEAFIPGKVTEVKYALPDVGHTFRKGHRIMIQVQNSWFPLVDRNPQKFVDIYQATDIDFQKATHRIYHDAQNKSSVTVTVLE, translated from the coding sequence ATGAAACAACTGCTACTCTGTTTAGGGCTTGCTTTATGCTGTTCGCTCGCGGGAGCACAAACAGCCCCGCCAACTGACGATGCCACCTACATCAAGGACAACTACAACAAGATGGAAAAGTACATTACCATGCGCGACGGTAAAAAACTTTTCACTTCCATTTACCTGCCTAAAGATCAATCAAAAAAGTACCCCATCATGATGACGCGTACACCGTATACCGTTGCCCCTTATGGGGAAAACGAATACAGGCGCACGCTTGGTCAAAATATGTTGTTTGCCAGGGCAGGGTATATTTTTGTTTACCAGGATGTGCGTGGCCGGTGGATGAGTGAGGGCGACTATGTAGACGTACGCCCTATATTAGATAAGAAAAAAAGCAAAACCGATATTGACGAAAGCACCGATACCTATGATACCATTGATTGGTTGGTAAAAAACCTGCCCAACAACAATGGCCGTGTTGGTATTGAAGGTATCTCCTACCCGGGCTTTTATTCCAGTGCCTCGTTGCCAAACGCACACCCTGCACTAAAGGCTGTATCGCCACAGGCCCCGGTTACCGATTGGTTTATAGGCGACGATTTTCACCACAACGGAGCGTTTATGATGATGGATGCATTTAACTTTTATACTGGTTTTGGCATCCCCCGTCCCAAGCCTATTACGCCAAAAGAATTTAAAAGCAATATTAAACCAGTATTTAAGGATAACTACAAATTTTACCTGGAAATGGGCGCTTTGCCCAATTTCAAAAAGAAATACATGGGCGATTCTATCAAATTCTGGAACGATTTAATGTCGCACCCTAATTATGATGAGTTTTGGAAAGCAATGAACATCCGTCCGCACTTAGTCAACATTAAACCGGCTACCATGACTGTCGGAGGCTTTTTTGACGCCGAAGATTGCTTTGGTGCCTTGCATGTGTATGATGCACTGGAAAAACAAAACCCGCAAAGTCATAAAAACATGCTGGTTATGGGTCCATGGTTCCACGGCGGATGGGAGAGCAAAGATGCAACGCTTTTTGCTGATCAGAATTTTGGGTCGAATACAGCCGAATGGTTCCGTGAAAATATTGAGCTTCCATTTTTTAACTACTATTTGAAAGATGAAGGCAAAATGGAATTACCCGAGGCCAGCATATTCATAACCGGCAGCAACCAGTGGAAAAAGTTTGAAACATGGCCGCCAAAAAACACTACCGAAAAAACACTTTACTTTCAGCCTAATGGCAAGCTATCATTCACTGCTCCATCGGCAACCGATAGCTTTGACGAGTATGTGAGCGACCCGAATGCACCGGTGCCCTACCAGGACGGTATACAAAAAGGCCGTACACGCGAATACATGCTGGACGACCAACGTTTTGCTGGCCGCAGACCTGACGTTAAGGTTTACCAAACAGATACCCTTACCGAAGATATGACCCTAACAGGCCCTGTAATGGCCGATTTGTTTGCATCAACAACCGGTACCGATGCCGACTATGTGGTAAAGCTGATTGATGTTTTCCCTGATAATTACCCCAATGCAAACCCCAACCCTAAAAATGTTACCCTTGCCGGTTACCAGATGCTGATCCGGGGCGAAGTTTTTAGGGGCCGCTTCCGTAACTCGTTCGAAAAACCCGAAGCTTTTATACCGGGCAAAGTAACGGAAGTGAAATATGCGCTGCCGGATGTAGGCCACACTTTCAGGAAAGGCCACCGGATAATGATCCAGGTACAAAACTCCTGGTTCCCGTTGGTTGACCGTAATCCGCAAAAGTTTGTGGATATTTACCAGGCCACCGATATCGATTTTCAAAAAGCTACCCACCGCATTTACCACGATGCCCAAAATAAATCGTCGGTAACCGTTACTGTACTTGAATGA
- a CDS encoding GAF domain-containing protein: MAEDLNITTSTDKTEQYTTLLPQIAALLDGETDLVANLANISAALKEQFKWFWVGFYMVKNDELVLGPFQGPVACTRIKLGKGVCGAAWEQAKTLIVPDVEEFPGHIACSSLSRSEIVVPVFNNDLAVGVLDVDSELLDQFDETDALFLEQIVKLIKF, from the coding sequence ATGGCAGAGGATTTAAACATAACCACATCAACCGATAAAACCGAACAATATACCACATTGCTACCCCAGATAGCAGCTTTGCTTGATGGCGAAACCGATTTAGTGGCCAACCTGGCCAATATCAGCGCAGCTTTAAAAGAACAGTTTAAATGGTTTTGGGTTGGTTTTTATATGGTAAAAAACGACGAACTTGTTTTAGGCCCGTTTCAGGGCCCGGTTGCCTGTACCCGTATTAAATTGGGCAAAGGCGTTTGCGGTGCGGCATGGGAGCAGGCCAAAACATTGATAGTGCCGGATGTTGAAGAATTTCCCGGGCATATTGCATGCAGCTCGCTTTCCCGGTCGGAGATTGTGGTGCCGGTATTTAATAACGATTTAGCAGTAGGCGTGCTGGATGTTGACAGCGAATTGCTGGATCAGTTTGATGAAACCGATGCTTTGTTCCTGGAGCAAATAGTAAAGCTGATTAAATTTTAA
- a CDS encoding alpha/beta hydrolase: MSRIYIIPGLGADTRIYKNIDLHDHEVIPINWIEPGKADTLAMYAQKLIDQYNIKPDSIVIGNSLGGMLAVEIAKIVPMKKVILISSIKTSDEAPGYFSFFRNVPIQKLISGKLMTSMGPMIRPVFGGMAKGDARVFMEMLKGTSPVFIEWAMSAILAWKNDIIPPNTYHITGDKDLFFDYKKIKNATIVKGGTHIMIFDKAAEINKLLKPILYQQ; the protein is encoded by the coding sequence ATGAGCCGGATTTATATCATTCCGGGCCTTGGTGCCGACACCCGGATTTATAAGAATATCGACTTGCACGACCATGAAGTTATCCCGATAAACTGGATAGAGCCCGGCAAAGCTGATACTTTAGCTATGTACGCCCAAAAGCTTATAGATCAATATAATATAAAACCTGATTCAATAGTGATTGGCAATTCGTTGGGAGGAATGCTCGCGGTAGAAATTGCCAAAATCGTGCCTATGAAAAAGGTGATCCTGATATCCAGTATCAAAACCAGTGACGAGGCTCCAGGCTATTTTAGCTTTTTCAGAAATGTGCCGATTCAAAAACTCATTTCGGGTAAACTGATGACCTCGATGGGGCCCATGATCAGGCCGGTGTTCGGGGGGATGGCTAAAGGTGATGCAAGGGTGTTCATGGAGATGTTGAAAGGTACTTCACCGGTGTTTATCGAGTGGGCAATGAGTGCTATTTTAGCATGGAAAAATGATATTATCCCACCAAATACCTACCACATTACCGGCGATAAAGATTTGTTTTTTGATTACAAAAAAATAAAGAATGCTACCATTGTAAAAGGCGGTACGCACATTATGATTTTTGATAAAGCAGCAGAAATAAACAAATTATTAAAACCAATCCTTTATCAACAATGA
- a CDS encoding AlbA family DNA-binding domain-containing protein, translated as MNIKKLIFEGEGVKLDFKKTITSCEKIARTMVSFANNKGGKLLIGVADDGTIKGVKSEDEERYMITRAAHMFIRPALEPTFEEIYVDDKMVLVVDIPASDLKPHYALADDGKWWAYVRVKDKSVLASKIVLEVLKRSASDQGVLIEYSDNEKTLLSHLEKSNRITIKECSELLKMGRRRTQRILVDLILSGLIRINTTEKEEYYTAC; from the coding sequence ATGAATATAAAAAAACTGATTTTTGAGGGCGAGGGTGTTAAGCTCGACTTTAAAAAAACTATTACCAGCTGCGAAAAGATAGCCCGTACTATGGTATCGTTTGCCAATAATAAAGGCGGCAAATTATTAATTGGCGTTGCTGACGACGGCACCATAAAAGGCGTAAAATCCGAAGATGAAGAGCGTTACATGATTACGCGGGCCGCCCACATGTTCATCAGGCCTGCACTGGAGCCTACTTTTGAAGAAATTTATGTTGATGATAAAATGGTTTTGGTAGTAGATATCCCAGCCAGTGATCTTAAGCCACATTATGCCCTTGCAGATGATGGCAAATGGTGGGCTTATGTAAGGGTAAAAGATAAAAGTGTATTAGCCAGTAAAATTGTGCTGGAGGTGCTTAAAAGATCGGCAAGCGATCAAGGCGTTTTGATAGAGTATTCAGATAATGAAAAAACGCTTCTCAGCCATCTGGAGAAGTCAAACCGGATAACTATCAAAGAGTGTAGCGAATTGCTGAAGATGGGACGCAGACGTACACAACGCATCCTGGTTGATCTTATTCTGTCGGGGCTTATTCGTATAAACACAACCGAAAAAGAGGAATATTATACGGCCTGTTAG
- a CDS encoding coproporphyrinogen III oxidase, with protein MKKQILSFALVAAMVTALAIGCSSTKDASKGADSTKMDSTSTTTPAPAATDTAKTDTTKKDTSKKM; from the coding sequence ATGAAAAAGCAAATTTTAAGTTTCGCATTAGTCGCGGCAATGGTAACCGCACTTGCAATAGGATGTAGTTCAACTAAAGACGCCAGTAAAGGAGCCGACAGTACAAAAATGGATTCAACATCTACAACAACTCCGGCACCGGCAGCAACTGACACCGCTAAAACCGACACCACCAAAAAAGATACTTCTAAAAAGATGTAA
- a CDS encoding bestrophin family protein, with the protein MVYYNPKEWFSFIFKLNKADTLRELLPLIIAVSAYAGAVIYLLIDFWHLQDSSLLKKVSFVHQTVGFVLSLLLAFRINSAYDRWWEGRKVWGSLTNSSRNLAIKLKFLIGEEEWAFFNYLIPLYARVLRNHLRDIYIPEEQAFVVIDAEKHVPNQVASAIIGRIYELNKQGNINPEQLFSIITEITSFTDICGACERIRKTPIPFSYNVFIKKFIFTYIMTLPFTWAFEMKYLAIPIIGFVLFVFASIELLAEEIEDPFGYDANDLPLDNICENIQKHVGEILG; encoded by the coding sequence ATGGTTTACTACAATCCCAAAGAGTGGTTTTCTTTTATTTTTAAGCTTAACAAGGCCGATACACTACGTGAGCTTCTGCCGCTGATTATCGCAGTTAGCGCCTATGCGGGTGCAGTAATTTATTTACTGATAGACTTCTGGCATTTACAAGACAGTAGCCTGCTCAAAAAAGTAAGTTTTGTACACCAAACCGTAGGGTTTGTGTTATCGTTATTACTGGCCTTCCGGATAAACTCGGCTTATGACCGTTGGTGGGAAGGCAGGAAAGTATGGGGTAGCCTAACCAATAGCAGCCGTAACCTGGCTATTAAATTAAAATTCCTGATTGGCGAAGAGGAATGGGCGTTTTTCAACTACCTGATTCCGTTATATGCAAGAGTGTTACGAAATCATCTCCGGGATATTTATATACCAGAAGAACAAGCTTTTGTTGTTATCGATGCCGAAAAACATGTGCCTAACCAGGTGGCATCTGCCATTATCGGGCGTATTTATGAACTTAACAAACAGGGTAATATCAACCCGGAGCAATTATTTAGCATAATTACCGAAATTACTTCATTTACAGATATTTGCGGTGCATGTGAAAGGATCAGAAAAACCCCGATACCGTTCTCATACAATGTATTTATCAAGAAGTTCATCTTTACTTATATCATGACGCTTCCATTTACATGGGCGTTTGAGATGAAATATCTTGCTATACCAATTATTGGTTTTGTATTATTTGTTTTTGCCAGCATTGAGTTATTGGCCGAAGAAATTGAAGACCCGTTTGGATATGATGCCAATGACCTTCCCTTAGATAATATTTGCGAAAATATCCAGAAACACGTAGGGGAGATCCTAGGTTGA
- a CDS encoding GNAT family N-acetyltransferase, protein MTTFIDDTPFIEKGFIISTDKNLLPIDVIFNYLNDDSYWAQGIPRQKLENAIENSMCFGVYNHTTFAGFARIITDKATFAYLCDVFILPEFRKKDLSKWLMQTIVKHPDLQGLRRWSLATADAHGLYGQFGFSQLSKPQNWMEIFTPYIKPQ, encoded by the coding sequence ATGACTACTTTTATTGACGATACACCTTTTATTGAAAAAGGCTTTATAATATCAACAGACAAGAATTTGTTACCTATTGACGTTATATTCAACTATTTAAATGACGATTCCTACTGGGCTCAGGGTATTCCACGGCAAAAACTTGAAAATGCAATTGAGAACTCCATGTGTTTTGGAGTTTACAATCACACCACATTTGCCGGGTTTGCGCGGATTATTACAGACAAAGCCACTTTTGCATACCTTTGCGATGTGTTTATTTTACCCGAATTCAGAAAAAAAGACCTGTCGAAATGGCTAATGCAAACCATAGTTAAACATCCTGATTTACAAGGATTAAGGCGTTGGTCGTTAGCTACAGCCGATGCTCACGGCTTATACGGACAGTTTGGATTTTCGCAATTAAGCAAGCCCCAAAACTGGATGGAAATATTTACGCCTTATATAAAACCTCAATAA
- a CDS encoding histone deacetylase family protein, whose amino-acid sequence MFKIAFDPIYAHPLPEGHRFPMLKYELIPAQLLHEGIIKPDDIFSPGLLSDDIIIKTHDKGYWKQLHDLTLPSKEQRRIGFPLSAQLVEREVRIAKGTIDGCLAALNNRIAFNVAGGTHHAGTNWGEGFCMLNDQAIAANYLLNSNLSNSILIIDLDVHQGNGTAQIFEKEARVFTFSMHGDRNFPFRKERSDLDIPLADGVGDEEYLDILHKTLPKLISTHKPDFVFYLSGVDILSTDKLGKLSLSKNGCKKRDRFVFEQCINNNLPVQVSMGGGYSPQIKDIVDAHCNTFKAAIDLYF is encoded by the coding sequence ATGTTTAAAATAGCCTTCGACCCGATATATGCTCATCCGCTGCCCGAAGGGCATCGTTTCCCGATGTTGAAGTATGAATTGATTCCGGCACAGCTATTACATGAAGGGATTATTAAACCCGACGATATTTTCTCGCCGGGACTGTTATCAGATGATATTATAATCAAAACTCATGATAAAGGCTACTGGAAACAACTCCACGATTTAACACTCCCATCAAAAGAACAGCGGCGAATAGGCTTCCCATTATCGGCACAACTGGTTGAGCGTGAAGTAAGAATCGCTAAAGGAACTATTGATGGTTGTTTAGCCGCTTTAAATAACCGGATTGCTTTTAATGTAGCCGGTGGCACACATCATGCCGGTACAAACTGGGGCGAAGGATTTTGTATGTTGAACGACCAGGCTATTGCTGCTAACTATTTATTAAATAGTAACTTATCAAATTCTATTTTAATTATCGATTTAGATGTACACCAGGGAAATGGCACTGCGCAGATATTTGAAAAAGAAGCCAGGGTATTCACATTTTCGATGCATGGTGATAGAAATTTCCCTTTCAGAAAAGAACGGTCGGATCTTGATATTCCATTAGCAGATGGGGTTGGAGATGAAGAATACCTGGATATCTTACATAAAACACTGCCAAAGTTAATCAGTACACATAAACCGGACTTTGTTTTTTACCTGTCGGGTGTTGACATTTTGAGTACCGACAAACTGGGCAAGTTATCCCTTAGCAAAAATGGCTGTAAAAAACGCGACAGATTTGTTTTTGAACAATGTATCAACAATAATTTGCCGGTGCAGGTAAGCATGGGAGGAGGCTATTCGCCACAGATCAAAGATATCGTGGATGCACATTGCAATACCTTTAAGGCAGCAATCGATTTGTACTTTTAA
- the kynU gene encoding kynureninase, whose translation MNYQNSLAFAIEQDELDPLKEFRDRFLIPKHNGEDAIYLCGNSLGLQPKSAAQYVADQMANWQNLAVEGWFQGSDPWLEYHKPLAKSVAAIVGANENEVAVMNSLTVNLHLLMVSFYKPDNKKFKIIMEGGAFPSDQYAMESQVKFHGLDPKDAIVEIFPREGEVTLRTEDIVNCINEHADELALVMFSGINYYTGQFFDLPAITKAAHNAGAYAGFDLAHAAGNVPLKLHEWGADFTCWCSYKYMNSGPGGISGIFVHQKHFKDKEMNRFAGWWGYRADKRFLMAPGFDPASGADGWQVSTSPIILLALFKASMAIFDDAGYIDNLRKKSVALTGYLEFLIKEVNKDLGDNVFNIITPADEANRGCQLSIICSRNAKAIFNYLADNGVIGDWREPDVIRLSPVPLYNSFQDVYNTAKHLANAIEAVK comes from the coding sequence ATGAATTACCAAAACAGCTTAGCATTTGCAATTGAACAGGACGAACTTGATCCACTAAAGGAGTTCAGAGATCGCTTTTTGATCCCGAAACATAATGGAGAGGATGCCATCTATCTTTGTGGTAATTCCCTTGGCCTGCAGCCAAAATCTGCAGCTCAATATGTGGCCGATCAAATGGCAAACTGGCAAAACCTTGCGGTTGAAGGCTGGTTCCAGGGAAGTGACCCCTGGCTGGAATACCACAAGCCGCTTGCAAAGTCGGTGGCTGCTATAGTCGGTGCAAATGAAAATGAAGTAGCTGTTATGAATTCGCTTACAGTAAATCTTCACTTATTGATGGTAAGTTTCTATAAGCCAGATAATAAAAAATTTAAAATCATCATGGAAGGCGGCGCTTTTCCGTCAGATCAGTATGCCATGGAAAGCCAGGTGAAGTTTCATGGTCTTGATCCTAAAGATGCCATTGTAGAAATTTTTCCGCGTGAGGGCGAAGTAACTTTACGTACCGAAGATATCGTAAATTGCATAAATGAGCACGCTGATGAATTGGCTTTAGTAATGTTTAGTGGAATAAACTATTACACCGGCCAGTTTTTTGATTTACCGGCGATAACTAAGGCTGCACACAATGCCGGCGCCTATGCCGGGTTCGATTTGGCGCATGCTGCCGGAAACGTGCCGTTGAAGCTGCACGAGTGGGGAGCCGATTTTACCTGCTGGTGCTCGTATAAATATATGAATTCCGGCCCGGGAGGCATTAGCGGGATATTTGTACATCAAAAACATTTTAAAGATAAGGAAATGAACCGCTTTGCCGGTTGGTGGGGCTACCGAGCCGATAAACGCTTTTTGATGGCCCCCGGCTTCGATCCGGCATCCGGTGCCGATGGCTGGCAGGTGAGTACCAGCCCCATAATTCTTTTGGCTTTGTTTAAGGCCTCTATGGCGATTTTTGACGATGCGGGCTATATTGACAATCTCCGTAAGAAAAGCGTTGCGCTAACGGGCTATTTGGAGTTTCTGATCAAGGAGGTTAATAAAGATTTGGGGGATAATGTTTTTAATATTATTACACCGGCAGATGAAGCTAATCGGGGCTGCCAGCTATCGATAATTTGCAGCCGGAATGCCAAAGCTATTTTTAACTACCTGGCCGACAATGGTGTAATTGGCGACTGGCGTGAACCGGATGTGATTCGGTTAAGTCCCGTTCCATTATATAATTCTTTCCAGGACGTTTACAACACGGCAAAACACCTGGCAAATGCCATTGAAGCCGTAAAATAG
- a CDS encoding DNA-3-methyladenine glycosylase, whose translation MKLNEDYYLGNDVVAISKNLLGKYLFTCIDGVTTGGYIVETEAYNGVIDRASHSYGNRITPRTKTMFMQGGIAYVYLCYGIHEMFNIVTSVEGTPHAILIRAINPTEGIEAMQVRRNMPVLKPTITAGPGSVAKALGISRNINAISLQSDTLWIEDRGLNFPGEQITIGPRIGVSYAGEDAFLPYRFYVKGNKYVSKPNK comes from the coding sequence ATGAAACTAAATGAGGATTATTACCTCGGGAATGACGTAGTTGCCATCAGTAAAAACCTGCTTGGTAAGTACTTATTTACCTGTATAGACGGTGTAACCACCGGAGGTTATATTGTTGAAACAGAAGCTTATAACGGAGTTATTGATAGGGCTTCTCATTCCTATGGCAACCGTATAACCCCGCGTACCAAAACCATGTTTATGCAGGGCGGTATAGCATACGTTTATCTGTGCTATGGCATTCACGAAATGTTTAACATAGTTACTTCTGTTGAGGGCACACCTCATGCCATCCTTATTCGTGCAATAAATCCTACTGAAGGCATTGAGGCCATGCAGGTTAGGCGCAACATGCCAGTGCTCAAACCGACTATCACGGCCGGGCCGGGCTCGGTGGCTAAGGCTCTGGGTATCTCCCGAAATATCAATGCGATAAGCCTCCAAAGCGATACGCTTTGGATAGAGGACCGTGGACTCAATTTTCCAGGTGAGCAAATTACAATTGGCCCCCGGATTGGTGTAAGTTATGCCGGCGAGGATGCTTTTTTACCTTATCGTTTTTATGTAAAAGGCAATAAATACGTGAGTAAACCCAATAAATAA
- a CDS encoding DUF4442 domain-containing protein codes for MQFDKDFKGVEVKIKKSFLNKNYNNSIFGGTIFAAADPFYPLLFHQVFIKKGYRLRVWSKSSTIQYLKPGSTDLRFKIILGDAEIAEAEDILKSTGKYTGHHPIDIYNKDGEICVSLMNEVYVRNLDFIDQNL; via the coding sequence GTGCAATTTGATAAAGATTTTAAAGGGGTGGAAGTAAAAATCAAAAAGAGTTTTTTAAACAAAAACTATAATAACTCAATTTTTGGCGGTACCATTTTCGCTGCCGCCGATCCGTTTTATCCGCTGTTATTTCACCAGGTTTTTATCAAAAAAGGCTATCGCTTACGAGTATGGTCAAAATCATCTACTATACAGTATTTAAAGCCTGGTTCAACTGATTTACGTTTTAAAATCATCTTAGGTGACGCTGAAATCGCTGAGGCTGAGGACATATTAAAGAGTACCGGAAAATATACGGGCCACCACCCTATTGACATTTATAATAAAGATGGTGAAATATGTGTTTCATTAATGAATGAGGTTTATGTGCGAAACCTCGATTTTATCGATCAGAATTTATAA
- a CDS encoding SDR family NAD(P)-dependent oxidoreductase — protein MDLQLKGKVALVTGSTAGIGYAIAKSLAGEGAQVYINGRNQHKVDAVVDKMINETGNKNIKGIAADFSDKQQIQNLLTQLPEVDILVNNVGIFEPKEFSAITDEDWFKFYEVNVLSGVRLSRAYFDKMIAKNWGRIIFISSESALQIPAEMIHYGMTKTAQIAIARGLAEMTKGTAVTVNSVLPGPTLSEGVGDFITALANDQGLTEAEIEKEFFTSMRGTSLIKRFITPDEIASLVTYVASPLSAATNGATLRADGGVIKTAF, from the coding sequence ATGGATCTTCAACTTAAGGGCAAGGTTGCTTTGGTAACCGGCTCAACTGCCGGTATCGGCTATGCCATTGCCAAATCATTAGCCGGCGAAGGCGCCCAGGTATACATCAACGGCCGCAATCAACATAAAGTTGATGCGGTTGTTGACAAAATGATCAATGAAACCGGCAACAAAAACATTAAAGGCATCGCTGCCGACTTTTCGGATAAACAACAAATTCAAAACCTGTTGACTCAATTACCGGAGGTTGACATCCTGGTAAACAATGTAGGCATTTTTGAACCGAAAGAATTTTCGGCAATTACAGATGAAGACTGGTTTAAATTTTACGAGGTAAATGTGCTGAGCGGGGTGCGCTTATCACGAGCCTATTTTGATAAAATGATCGCCAAAAACTGGGGGCGTATCATTTTTATTTCGAGCGAGTCGGCATTACAAATTCCCGCAGAGATGATTCATTACGGAATGACCAAAACGGCACAAATAGCAATTGCCCGCGGATTGGCCGAAATGACCAAAGGTACTGCCGTTACGGTAAATTCGGTATTACCCGGCCCAACCTTGTCTGAAGGCGTTGGCGACTTTATCACAGCCTTAGCCAACGACCAGGGACTGACGGAAGCTGAAATCGAAAAGGAGTTTTTCACCAGCATGCGCGGCACATCCCTCATCAAACGTTTTATAACTCCCGATGAAATTGCCAGCCTGGTAACTTATGTGGCCAGTCCGCTTTCGGCGGCCACTAATGGCGCTACTTTAAGGGCCGACGGCGGGGTCATAAAAACTGCATTTTAA